The Actinomycetes bacterium genomic interval GTCTGCTTTTGTAAAAAATTTTTATTCTATTTATAATTACTTCAAATGATTTTTTTATTAATCTTATCCTTTATATTAATATGGGTTCAGCTGTCCAGCCTGAGATTTCTGGTAGCGGCAAAAAATAATAGCGCAATTCTTGATAATGCTGAAAAGCTTGAACAGGAGATGCCTGAGAAGAAGGATATTTCATTAAAGTCATTGCCGGTATTATTTTCCCTGGGAACAGTAATCTCTCTAAACCTAATAGAAATCGCCTATTTTGTGGTATGTGTATATGTGTTTGCAGACCTTATTACCAAAATTGGAAGTTCCATAATGGTAGGCTATTCCATTTATTCTCTGATAAAATTTATACCCAGGGTAAAAAAATTCTTCCAGAAACCGGCCCAATACTTAAGGCAGAAAACACAGGGTTTTGAAAGGAAGCTCAACCTGGTTATGGCTTCTATTGAAATTGTTTTTTGTTCATATATACTTATAAAGACATTAATTAAATACAAGGTCTTTTAACCAGTGGCAGAAAAGAAGACAACTAAAAAGCTTCCAGTGATAATAGGGACAGTAATTAGCGTTGCCTTTATTGTATTACTGATAATATTTATCCCTCAGATACTGGGTAATTTAAATAATCAGGGCGCAACCAGCCAGATTATCGTGCCCGAGAAACAGGAAAAAGAAGAAGAGGACGATAACCAGTTATATGACCAGCTGGAGGGCAACCAGGATCTTATTGATACTTTCTCCTGCTTCTATTACCCTGATTCAGAAATTAAGGCTTTTGAAGTTATTGAACAGGACGAGGACTTGCTGTATTTACAGTTAGAAACTGATGAAGATTTTGGAACAGTTCAGGACTTTTATAAAAGTAAAAAAGTACAGTCTGTATGGTCCCAGTCCGATATTTTTGAAAGCAGCACACTTTCTTTGGAACAACAATTCTTGGATGGCGAGGCTTCCAGCCTAAGCGCAAAGTTTACTTATAACAGCAATCAGAGAGATAGAGTGGTAAATATTTTGATTAATTCCATGGCTGAGAACAAAACAGATATTATGATTATCTACTGGAATCTTTAGGTACCAATGGAAGAAAACAGTATATCCAGGCCCAGAATTTATTCGGTTAGTGAATTAAACTCCAATATAAAAAAATCACTGGAACAATCCTTCAACAATATATGGGTGGAAGGGGAGGTAAGCAACTTCTATTTCCACAATAACCGTCACATGTATTTTGATTTAAAAGATGAATATTCCAAGATAAAAGTGGTAATGTTTTATCAGCAAAATAAGAATCTTTTATTTGATATTGCTGATGGATTACATATCCTGGTTAACGGGTATGTTTCCCTTTATGAAAAAAGAGGTGAATACCAGGTAATTGCAACTGATGTAAAACCGGTAGGCAAGGGTGCGCTTATTCTGGCTTTTGAGCAACTTAAGGAGAAACTGGAAAAAGGGGGATACTTTGATCCCGAAATAAAGAAACAGATACCGCTGCTTCCCCAAAAAATAGGATTGGCCACTTCTACCGGCGGGGCAGTTATAAGGGATATAATTTCGGTCCTTAACCGCAGATCAGGTAAATATCGCCTGATAATAAGAAATGTAAATGTACAAGGCCCTGCTTCCGCAGAAGATGTATGTGAAGCTATTGACGATTTATCCAATTATGGGGTAGATGTAATTATAATTGCCAGGGGTGGGGGATCCCTGGAGGATCTGTGGGGGTTTAATACCGAGATTCTGGCAGATAAGATAATAAGCTGTAATACCCCCATTATTTCTGCGATTGGACATGAGACTGATTATACTATTTCTGATTTTGTAGCCGATATAAGGGCTGCCACCCCTTCGGTGGCAGCGGAGATGGTTACCCTGGATAAAACCAAAGCTATAGAAGATATAGAAAAATTGAAGGCTAAGCTAAACGATATTGCTGGTTCCATAATAAAACAAAATATGAGGGAATTACATTACCTTGTAGACCGGAAGGTATTTAGGCAGCCACAATCAATTCTGTCTCAAAGCTGGCAGCTGGTGGACGATTATCACCTGAAGCTGATTACCCGTACCAGAGAAGTGACAGGTTCCAAGAGCCATAAATTATCAATAGCTGCGGGCAGATTGAGCTATAGGAGTTTGACACAAAAGATTGATAACCTGAATTTAATTCTAAAAGGTTATCATAACCGTTTAGAATCTTCTATTTCCAGGATAGTCAAAAAGAAAAGAAATCAGGTTGAGCTATTTTTAAAAAGTCTTCAGCATAACAGTCCAGCGTATATACTTGGCAAAGGTTTTGGTATAGTATACGATGAAAAGAAAAGAGTTATAAGAAGCATAAATCAGGTGCAGATTGGCCAGAGGATTAAAGTTACGCTTAGCGATGGGTCTCTTATATCCAATGTATTGAAAAAACTGAGTGAAGGGCAAGGTTGATATGGATAAAAAATTTGAAAACATGGATTTTGAAAAAGCATTAAAGGAATTAGAAAAAACCGTAAAAGAGCTGGAAGATGAAAACATTTCTTTGGAAAGCGCCATGGAAAAGTTTGAAACAGGCATAAAACTGTCCTCTCTCTGCTTAAACAAATTAAACCAGGCAGAAAAGAAAATAGAAGAACTCTCCAAATCCGATGACGGAAAGCTGATAACCAGGGAACTCCAGATAGAGGAATAAATCCTGCACACCAAAAGTAGGAAAAAGTAATAATACTTTCACCACAATAATCTTAAAAAGAAAATAAAAAAAAGTAGACAAATATGTAGTAATGTGGTATCTTTATGGTGTGATGTGGAGGAAAGTGGAGGAAAAGTACATAGAAAAACCTCTATTTAACAAAAAAATGGTGAGGCTGGCCAATGTTCCTGGGAGAATATAAGAGGGTTATAGATAAAAAAGGAAGAATATTTATCCCTTCCAAGTTCAGGGAAGATTTGTTTAGTGGGGTTATTATTTCAAAAGGCTTTGATGAGAGATGCCTTTTTTTGTTTTCCAG includes:
- the xseA gene encoding exodeoxyribonuclease VII large subunit produces the protein MEENSISRPRIYSVSELNSNIKKSLEQSFNNIWVEGEVSNFYFHNNRHMYFDLKDEYSKIKVVMFYQQNKNLLFDIADGLHILVNGYVSLYEKRGEYQVIATDVKPVGKGALILAFEQLKEKLEKGGYFDPEIKKQIPLLPQKIGLATSTGGAVIRDIISVLNRRSGKYRLIIRNVNVQGPASAEDVCEAIDDLSNYGVDVIIIARGGGSLEDLWGFNTEILADKIISCNTPIISAIGHETDYTISDFVADIRAATPSVAAEMVTLDKTKAIEDIEKLKAKLNDIAGSIIKQNMRELHYLVDRKVFRQPQSILSQSWQLVDDYHLKLITRTREVTGSKSHKLSIAAGRLSYRSLTQKIDNLNLILKGYHNRLESSISRIVKKKRNQVELFLKSLQHNSPAYILGKGFGIVYDEKKRVIRSINQVQIGQRIKVTLSDGSLISNVLKKLSEGQG
- the xseB gene encoding exodeoxyribonuclease VII small subunit yields the protein MDKKFENMDFEKALKELEKTVKELEDENISLESAMEKFETGIKLSSLCLNKLNQAEKKIEELSKSDDGKLITRELQIEE